TGTCAAATGTCATTttatttgacgtttgtggtCGATCAATTGTCATTCTCATTCATGACGTCATTTCATTTCTCAATTTTGCTGATTTTGCCTTTTGCGGcagaatatttttgtttatttctaaataattaaatgtagcATGTGTATGGGAAacctaaataaattttgaataacagACGTCAGCCtcagattaaaaatatttttatatcttaaaaaataattatgaataaattacCAAGGGCAATCAATTGTGAGTATGctctaaatatttttcatcgATAAAGAATCCTCATTCATCTTTGATATGATTTGTTTCCACATTGAATCTATTAACTAAACCTGAGTACTTGAAAATCAGAGTGAACATTTAgcaaataaattgaattaaatggAAATGAATCATTTCTTGTGGATAAGAAAAGATTGTACATCCAAACCAGAAAATTATAGTAATGATTTAAAACTTGTATATATTTACAGCATAGATAATTAATTTCAGAGATCAAAAAGTTCGGACTTACAAGCTTTCTTACCACAACTCATTATGGAACAACCTGTAGATGTTGTGCAATTCATTTCTTCATTGCTGGACAGTGGCAAATATAAAGAAGCTCTCAGTGTGCCTATTGAAGAGAAATATGCTCATAGTTTTAAAGAGAACTGCTGGGACTTGATCTCAGTTATAGTAGGCAAGATACAAAATGATACAATGATCATTAAGCCCTCACTATATAGTGCTTGTGAAGAGATGCTAGCCATTGTTGTGCAGAAGGCCACTCCTGAGGAAGCTCTCTTAGAATTTATTGAACAGATAGAAGTAGCTAAAAATGATGCACAATTTGCCATCATCATGGAACCATTGCAACAGCTTCTACTAAAGTTGTCTGCCAAAAGAGGCAGATCTCTAGAATGGTGTTTAAACTCAATCGCTTCATACATTGATGCTATACCTATTCCTGAACATAAGTTAGAAGGGCAGGAACGTCTCTTGATGGACTCTGAcacaaatattagaagaataATTAAGATTTATTCTTTGTTACCACCTTTTTACACACCATTTGTTAAAGAAATGACAACACCTGATGCAAATGTGAgaacaaaagaaataataactGCATTTTTAATAAGCTTACTTGGAAAACCTTTGATCTATGTAGACTTGGATCCCATTGCAAACTCAACTAGTGAAGCTAGGCTAAGTTGTGTCAGCATTATTAATGATATAAGCACATTGttgaaaaatgtaattaaacttTTACCTTATGTAGAGTTCCATCATAAGCAAAGCAGCAAAACTAAGTCAAATAAGAATCTCACAAATGATGAAGAGTTACCTCCATATGAAGACGAAGATAAAATCAATCTCACTACACTGTCTGGGTTATACTATTCATTCTTTTCTAATCATTTTCAAGTGCCAGATTTAGTAATTCCTCTTGTATACTCTAATGAATATGTTGTACATACAATTCTGCTTTGTGTAGTACACTTGCTCAGCTTTGATCTATTTGGCCCTTTAACAAAGGGCATAACATTATGtaaagaaatattgaaaaagTATCCCAGCAATGTTTCATACAAAATGCTTACTGTACCAGTCCATTACAGTTTATGCAAAAGCTTAATTCATGTTGCTATTTATAGTAGTTATGAGTTTGTTCGCAAAGAATCTGTTAAAATCATAAGTGATCATGTAAACAAGTTTGAATATAAGGGTAGATTATTACTAATTAAATACATGTTAAGTGTTGCCAATCACTCTGGTATGATAGGATATGCTAtcacattatataaaaattctttaGATGAAGCTTTTAAGGAACCAGAATTGCCAGTTTGTTTTACTGGTATGGAACTTAAGGATatggttaataaaatatgtcattTGCCACACGGTCCAGAATCTGATCTTGTAGAGCTTGCTGATCAAATAATAAGTGCATTAAATTTCTTACGCTATCTGGCATTGAAAGACATTACCAATAGAAGTGGAATCAGAGATTGCTTTTCTTCAATTGAATCAGATTATTTGGAGAAGTTAAGAACTGGCTTAAACATGTCTAAAGCTCATTATGAAGTAAAATTAAAGGATATTGAAGAAGCACAgagaacaaataaaattaataaagaagtTGATGTTGCAATCAGTGTTGGTGGTAATATGTTAGACAAGATTCCTACAGAGAACAAAAAGGAAATATTACATTCAGCATTAAACGCTTTTCATTTGATAGAGTGTCTGGTTGCAAGATTATCTGAATGTATTTCATCAAATAAGAGCCAAGAAATGTGATcacttacattttattaataaatgcttAATCAAACTATACgtgtttttaattatgtatatgtaattGCCTCTCATAAAATTATctcatttattgaaatattttttataataattaaggtaatttgatgaattttgagtttttttttgttaacagtCTTAAGATATGGTCGAAGATCATTTATTCCACTTACTGCTATTGCAATCAATAACACACAAAAAATTGTACGAAGTTATTGTCAAGGAGCAAAGAAAGAAATTGTGGTGGCAACAAACACAGATCAGGATGATCATCAATATGAAGAGGATATAAAAAAACGTATACTAGCTAAAGCTTTAGACTTTGTCACAAAAAGTGGTTGGTCAGTCGACTCTCTAGCTCACGGTGCTGAGGCTGCTGGATATCCTGGTGTCAGTCATGGCTTGTTTCCAAATGGAGGCGGTGATCTAGTGCACTACTTCAATGTAACATGCAATGAAAAACTTGTTGAGGAAATGAAATCTGTAAGTAATCTCCCTCTTTAATTATTCTGACTGGAATTATGGTTTATTAAGAAGTCTGTTCTCTCATTAGTGGCCTAAAGAGAAGTTAAAGGAACCAAAAGTGCCGGCACAACAAATAGAAAATGCGATAATGACAAGAATACTTATGATTGAACCATACAAGTATGTATTACTAATAGTTAACTAGTTCCTACATTATTTGTGTATTTCCTGTTAATGAAATTTCACATCTTTCTAGGAGTACCTGGCCTAAGGCAATGGCAATACAAACACTTCCAAATAATGTTCCAAATTGTTTAGCAACACTCCTATCTCTAGTTGATGATATTTGTTATCACACAGGTGATCGAAGTGTGGATGTAAGtttctttttgttatattctcaaatttaaataaattaaaattacgcaattattttatttttatattattatttttaattttaatataatatttatataattattatattataattaactagctacACCCGCGACATCTTCTGCAtataaatcaatgtaaactttcagccccttctatttttattttagggtcaataaataccctatgttttgctccaagatcCCATTTACCATTTTAGTACTAAAATTAACcttgatcggttcagctgtttagccgtgaaaaggtaacagacagacacagacttacatttgcatttataatatcagtatagataaatttgaagagttttttaaactgtttcatcggcccagtagttcatttattttacaacagACAGGACATGATTGTTTctgggttaaagtatgaaatagTGATCTTTTCTTGCATGAAAATCTCAATGAATATTAGTTGAGAAGTTCTTGGTAGTAGTGTTACAAACCTTTGTCTCTGACTTGCTAACCAGTTTTCATACTGTggcgatcgcgtaaacgtaagcgcgaatttctaaggaattgaaacagcgccatctagtggcactactgcacaactgtttaattccttagaaattcgcgtttacgtttacgctattgtcacagtatgaaaacattgaaaactcccactaggcactctgataGTGACAGTTAAGAGGCGCGAACATTACAGCCAACTCAGCACACCACATTTGAAGAGTGTGATGGTTCTAAGCTCAACATCCCTTTTTAATAATAGACTGAAATTTTTTTCTACTTTTAGTTCAACTGGTACATACGACGAGTAGGTTTGGCTGGAATTTACAAAGCATCAGAATTGTTCTATTTAACAGACAGTAGTCAAAACAGTAGTGCAACTAGAAGTTTTGTTAAATCACGTATACGAGATGCAGAATTGATCCAAATAGCACTCAACATGAATCCTGTGGCAGTCGCTCCACAAACGCTGACAGCTGCTTTTGTTACTGTAAGTTAATATTTATCTAGGTATTTAAAACTATACAAGCTACGGTTTGTTTCAGGtagaatggtgcgggtgacagtttgttttacTCTTTCATTTGCTGCAATTCACGATGATAGTgtgtattatgaacatcatacaggtgtattgtcac
The DNA window shown above is from Bicyclus anynana chromosome 15, ilBicAnyn1.1, whole genome shotgun sequence and carries:
- the LOC112047428 gene encoding ubiquinone biosynthesis protein COQ9, mitochondrial isoform X2, which gives rise to MNKLPRAINFLRYGRRSFIPLTAIAINNTQKIVRSYCQGAKKEIVVATNTDQDDHQYEEDIKKRILAKALDFVTKSGWSVDSLAHGAEAAGYPGVSHGLFPNGGGDLVHYFNVTCNEKLVEEMKSWPKEKLKEPKVPAQQIENAIMTRILMIEPYKSTWPKAMAIQTLPNNVPNCLATLLSLVDDICYHTGDRSVDFNWYIRRVGLAGIYKASELFYLTDSSQNSSATRSFVKSRIRDAELIQIALNMNPVAVAPQTLTAAFVTAKNMLGINTLK
- the LOC112047428 gene encoding glomulin isoform X1, which encodes MEQPVDVVQFISSLLDSGKYKEALSVPIEEKYAHSFKENCWDLISVIVGKIQNDTMIIKPSLYSACEEMLAIVVQKATPEEALLEFIEQIEVAKNDAQFAIIMEPLQQLLLKLSAKRGRSLEWCLNSIASYIDAIPIPEHKLEGQERLLMDSDTNIRRIIKIYSLLPPFYTPFVKEMTTPDANVRTKEIITAFLISLLGKPLIYVDLDPIANSTSEARLSCVSIINDISTLLKNVIKLLPYVEFHHKQSSKTKSNKNLTNDEELPPYEDEDKINLTTLSGLYYSFFSNHFQVPDLVIPLVYSNEYVVHTILLCVVHLLSFDLFGPLTKGITLCKEILKKYPSNVSYKMLTVPVHYSLCKSLIHVAIYSSYEFVRKESVKIISDHVNKFEYKGRLLLIKYMLSVANHSGMIGYAITLYKNSLDEAFKEPELPVCFTGMELKDMVNKICHLPHGPESDLVELADQIISALNFLRYLALKDITNRSGIRDCFSSIESDYLEKLRTGLNMSKAHYEVKLKDIEEAQRTNKINKEVDVAISVGGNMLDKIPTENKKEILHSALNAFHLIECLVARLSECISSNKSQEM